The genomic region AACTTTCCGTCGCTGGACGGTCGTCGAAGAGAATGATCTCGACGATCCGGCCATCGAAACCTGGCCAAGCAAGGTTGCCGAAACGCATCCGGGTGCCAAGGTTGGCGACGTTGTCGAAGAAAAGATCGAATCCATCGAGTTCGGCCGCATTGCTGCGCAGACTGCCAAGCAAGTCATCGTGCAGAAAGTTCGCGAAGCCGAGCGCGCTCAAGTGGTTGACGCTTATCGCGAGCGCCTGGGAGAAATCATCTCCGGCACCGTGAAAAAAGTCACCCGCGACAACGTGATCGTCGATCTGGGTAACAATGCTGAAGCGTTGCTGGCCCGTGAAGACATCATTTCTCGCGAAACCTTCCGTGTCGGCGTGCGTCTGCGTGCGCTGCTCAAGGAAATCCGCACCGAGAACCGCGGCCCGCAGCTGATCCTGTCGCGTACTGCGCCGGAAATGCTGATCGAGCTGTTCCGCATCGAAGTGCCGGAAATTGCCGAAGGCCTGATCGAAGTAATGGCAGCGTCCCGTGATCCGGGTTCGCGCGCCAAGATCGCCGTTCGCTCGAAGGACAAACGCATCGACCCGCAAGGCGCTTGCATTGGTATGCGCGGTTCGCGCGTCCAGGCAGTGTCGGGTGAGTTGGGCGGTGAGCGTGTTGATATCGTCCTGTGGGATGACAACCCGGCTCAGTTCGTGATCAACGCCATGTCCCCGGCTGAGGTTGCGGCAATTATCGTTGACGAAGATGCCCACGCAATGGACATCGCCGTTGGCGCAGACAATCTGGCTCAGGCCATCGGTCGCGGTGGTCAGAACGTGCGTCTGGCGAGCCAGTTGACTGGCTGGACCCTGAACGTGATGACCGAATCGGACATCCAGGCTAAGCAGCAAGCAGAAACCGGCGACATCCTGCGCAACTTCATCGACGAGCTGGAAGTCGACGAAGACCTGGCACAGGTGCTGGTAGATGAAGGCTTCACCAGCCTGGAAGAGATTGCCTACGTACCGTTGGAAGAAATGCTCAACATCGACGGCTTTGACGAAGATACCGTCAACGAGCTTCGCGCTCGTGCCAAGGATCGTTTGTTGACCAAAGCCATCGCTACTGAGGAAAAGCTGGCAGACGCCCATCCGGCCGAAGACCTGCTCTCGCTTGAGGGTATGGACAAGGATTTGGCGATGGAACTGGCGGTGCGCGGCGTAATTACCCGCGAAGACCTGGCCGAGCAGTCTATTGACGACCTGCTCGACATCGACGGCATTGACGATGATCGTGCCGGCAAGTTGATCATGGCCGCCCGAGCCCACTGGTTCGAGTAATTAGGCGCGGCCTGAGGAGAGAAGTGCATGACGCAAGTCACGGTGAAACAACTGGCCGATGAGGTCAAAACACCGGTAGAGCGCCTGTTGCAGCAGATGCGTGAGGCAGGTCTGCCGCACACCGCCGCCGAAGAAAATGTGACTGACAGTGAGAAGCAGTCCCTGCTGACTCACTTGAAAAGCAGCCACAAGGCGAAAGTGGAAGAACCACGCAAGATCACGCTGCAGCGTAAAACCACCAGCACCCTGCGTGTTGCTGGCAGCAAAAGCATCAGCGTTGAAGTCCGCAAGAAGAAAGTTTTCGTACAGCGCAGCCCGGAAGAAATCGAAGCCGAGCGCAAGCGTGAACTGGATGAGCGTCGCGCAGTAGAAAATGCTGCCCGTCAGAAGGCTGAAGAAGAAGCCAAGCAACGCGCCGAAGTAGAAGCGCGTAATCAGCCTGCTGCTGCGCAGACCGCTACCAGCGACGCCGTTGC from Pseudomonas tensinigenes harbors:
- the nusA gene encoding transcription termination factor NusA; translated protein: MSKEVLLVVESVSNEKGVPASVIFEALELALATATKKRFEDEVDLRVEINRHTGAYETFRRWTVVEENDLDDPAIETWPSKVAETHPGAKVGDVVEEKIESIEFGRIAAQTAKQVIVQKVREAERAQVVDAYRERLGEIISGTVKKVTRDNVIVDLGNNAEALLAREDIISRETFRVGVRLRALLKEIRTENRGPQLILSRTAPEMLIELFRIEVPEIAEGLIEVMAASRDPGSRAKIAVRSKDKRIDPQGACIGMRGSRVQAVSGELGGERVDIVLWDDNPAQFVINAMSPAEVAAIIVDEDAHAMDIAVGADNLAQAIGRGGQNVRLASQLTGWTLNVMTESDIQAKQQAETGDILRNFIDELEVDEDLAQVLVDEGFTSLEEIAYVPLEEMLNIDGFDEDTVNELRARAKDRLLTKAIATEEKLADAHPAEDLLSLEGMDKDLAMELAVRGVITREDLAEQSIDDLLDIDGIDDDRAGKLIMAARAHWFE